A single window of Pectobacterium parmentieri DNA harbors:
- a CDS encoding metallophosphoesterase family protein has product MKRRAFIQSAALLPLAMQLPVHAGTADLCISQPGNDDKRKRLSIAVISDLHIDNDDLLSSFKKALNNIKEKNKISNIIIPGDISDRHEYISKVMGAVENTFQGGDEKIIEILGNHDVRGPDSKSWTKDPDKENPYYKFIIEKYKKMNAKKINHKKKHACFDIFIGDHHFIALNTDRGLKDQAYYDDSTLEWFEKKVSEKVKGRKFVISHQPLNDTHWRSNLFGGFGEQDEKIKSILSKHPKTVVISGHIHNGFGVLEAMQKEFGTLIEIPSFNRTENGLREKGYGFILQIESDSITFEAWNFLKNQHYPEYDVKITDHAVSSILEKKQENEECYKSLVAENYPWEKIAEDNDGGDNITEGQEHFGLRRLWPNYKWEQYSSDPLLKQTY; this is encoded by the coding sequence TTGAAAAGAAGAGCCTTCATACAATCTGCGGCACTCCTGCCGCTCGCCATGCAACTTCCTGTTCATGCTGGCACCGCCGATCTATGCATAAGCCAACCCGGCAATGACGATAAAAGAAAAAGGTTATCTATCGCGGTAATCAGTGACCTGCATATAGATAACGATGATTTACTCTCATCATTTAAAAAGGCATTAAATAATATAAAAGAAAAAAATAAAATATCTAACATCATCATCCCAGGAGATATTAGTGACAGACATGAATATATAAGTAAAGTCATGGGTGCTGTAGAAAACACGTTTCAAGGTGGAGATGAGAAGATAATAGAAATATTAGGGAATCATGATGTTAGAGGCCCTGATAGTAAATCATGGACTAAAGATCCCGATAAAGAAAACCCTTACTACAAATTTATTATAGAAAAATATAAAAAAATGAATGCTAAAAAAATAAATCATAAAAAAAAGCATGCATGTTTTGATATTTTTATTGGCGACCATCATTTTATCGCACTGAACACGGATAGAGGTCTAAAGGATCAGGCCTACTACGATGATTCAACATTAGAATGGTTCGAAAAGAAAGTCTCTGAAAAGGTCAAGGGTAGGAAATTTGTTATATCTCATCAACCACTTAATGACACACACTGGCGCTCTAATTTGTTTGGTGGGTTTGGGGAACAGGATGAAAAAATAAAAAGTATATTATCAAAACACCCAAAAACCGTTGTCATATCCGGTCATATCCATAATGGATTCGGTGTTTTAGAGGCCATGCAAAAAGAATTCGGCACCCTAATTGAAATCCCCTCATTCAATAGAACGGAAAATGGATTAAGGGAGAAAGGCTATGGTTTTATTCTACAAATAGAAAGTGATTCCATTACATTTGAAGCATGGAATTTTTTAAAAAACCAGCACTACCCTGAATATGACGTAAAAATAACTGACCACGCGGTCTCTTCTATCTTAGAGAAAAAGCAAGAAAACGAAGAATGTTACAAGAGCCTGGTTGCAGAAAATTATCCTTGGGAGAAAATAGCAGAAGATAATGATGGCGGAGATAACATAACCGAAGGGCAAGAACATTTTGGCTTAAGGCGGTTGTGGCCTAATTATAAGTGGGAGCAGTATTCATCCGATCCCTTGTTGAAGCAAACTTACTAG
- a CDS encoding beta-ketoacyl-ACP synthase: protein MRRVVVTGMGGVTAFGESWESVSDGLRAGRNAIRKMPEWQVYDGLNTQLGSPIDNFSLPEHYTRKRIRSMGRVSLMATRATELALEQAGLIGHPVLTNGETGIAYGSSTGSTGPVSEFATMLTEKHTNNITGTTYVQMMPHTTAVNAGLFFGLRGRVIPTSSACTSGSQAIGYAWEAIRHGYQTVMVAGGAEELCPSEAAVFDTLFATSQRNDAPETTPSPFDASRDGLVIGEGAGTLVLEELEHAVARGATIYAELVGFYTNCDAAHITQPQRETMQICIEGSLRCAGLQPSDVGYISAHGTATDRGDVAESQATAAVFGNSTPISSLKSYFGHTLGACGALEAWMSIEMMREGWFAPTLNLRQPAEDCGELDYIMGEPRHIKTDYIQSNNFAFGGINTSLIFRRWQ, encoded by the coding sequence ATGCGCCGTGTCGTGGTTACGGGAATGGGCGGGGTCACCGCATTCGGTGAATCCTGGGAAAGCGTTTCTGACGGTTTGCGTGCGGGTCGTAATGCCATTCGTAAGATGCCCGAATGGCAGGTGTACGATGGCCTGAATACGCAGTTGGGTTCGCCGATTGATAACTTTAGTCTGCCAGAACACTACACGCGTAAACGCATCCGTTCGATGGGGCGGGTATCTCTGATGGCCACACGCGCCACCGAGCTGGCGCTGGAACAGGCGGGGTTGATTGGTCATCCGGTGCTGACGAATGGCGAAACCGGTATTGCTTACGGTTCTTCAACAGGGAGCACGGGGCCGGTGAGCGAATTCGCCACCATGCTGACAGAAAAGCACACCAATAATATTACCGGTACGACCTATGTGCAGATGATGCCGCATACCACGGCGGTGAATGCCGGTTTGTTTTTTGGGCTGCGTGGCCGAGTGATCCCGACATCCAGCGCCTGTACATCGGGGAGCCAGGCGATTGGCTATGCCTGGGAAGCGATTCGTCATGGCTATCAGACGGTGATGGTTGCTGGCGGTGCGGAAGAACTTTGCCCGTCAGAAGCTGCCGTATTTGATACGCTGTTTGCCACCAGCCAACGCAATGATGCGCCGGAGACTACGCCGTCTCCTTTTGACGCCAGTCGCGACGGTTTGGTTATCGGTGAAGGGGCGGGTACGTTAGTGCTGGAAGAGCTTGAGCATGCAGTGGCGCGTGGTGCGACAATCTATGCTGAACTGGTTGGGTTTTACACCAACTGTGATGCGGCACATATTACGCAGCCTCAGCGTGAAACTATGCAGATTTGTATTGAAGGATCGCTGCGCTGCGCGGGTTTGCAACCCAGCGATGTGGGCTATATTAGCGCCCACGGTACGGCAACCGATCGAGGGGATGTTGCAGAAAGTCAGGCTACCGCGGCTGTGTTCGGTAACTCCACCCCAATTTCGTCGCTAAAAAGCTATTTCGGTCACACGCTGGGTGCTTGTGGCGCGCTCGAAGCATGGATGAGTATCGAGATGATGCGTGAAGGCTGGTTTGCGCCGACGCTTAATCTACGGCAACCTGCGGAAGATTGCGGCGAGTTGGATTACATCATGGGTGAGCCACGCCATATTAAGACAGATTATATTCAGTCTAATAACTTCGCTTTTGGCGGCATTAACACATCGCTGATCTTCCGTCGTTGGCAATAA
- a CDS encoding 3-ketoacyl-ACP reductase FabG2 codes for MTRSVLVTGASKGIGRAIALRLATEGFTVVVHYHRDENGAKETLRQIMEQNGSGRIVSFDIADREACRTVIEQDIEVHGAYYGVVSNAGITCDGAFPALDEQAWDSVIHTNLDSFYNVIHPCVMPMIGLRNGGRIITLSSVSGIMGNRGQVNYSAAKAGIIGATKALAIELAKRKITVNCIAPGLIDTGMIQMEPVAIEEAMKMIPMKRMGQAEEVAGLASYLMSDIASYVTRQVISINGGML; via the coding sequence ATAACGCGTTCTGTGTTAGTGACCGGTGCCAGCAAAGGGATCGGTCGAGCCATTGCACTGCGTCTGGCGACAGAGGGGTTTACCGTGGTGGTGCATTATCACCGTGATGAAAACGGGGCTAAAGAAACCTTACGCCAGATTATGGAGCAAAACGGTTCCGGCCGTATTGTCAGTTTCGATATTGCCGATCGGGAAGCGTGTCGCACCGTGATTGAACAGGATATTGAGGTGCACGGTGCCTACTATGGCGTGGTCAGTAATGCCGGTATCACCTGTGACGGTGCTTTTCCTGCCCTCGACGAGCAGGCTTGGGATAGCGTGATCCACACCAATCTCGATAGCTTCTATAACGTGATCCATCCCTGTGTGATGCCGATGATTGGCCTGCGTAACGGCGGACGAATTATCACGTTGTCTTCGGTTTCCGGGATCATGGGGAATCGGGGACAGGTTAACTACAGCGCCGCGAAAGCAGGCATCATTGGTGCAACGAAAGCGCTGGCTATCGAACTGGCGAAACGAAAAATAACGGTTAACTGTATCGCGCCCGGCTTGATCGATACCGGCATGATTCAAATGGAACCGGTCGCCATTGAAGAAGCAATGAAGATGATCCCCATGAAACGCATGGGGCAGGCGGAAGAAGTTGCCGGGCTGGCGAGCTATCTTATGTCTGATATCGCGAGTTATGTGACGCGTCAGGTCATTTCTATTAATGGAGGGATGCTGTGA
- a CDS encoding hotdog family protein codes for MSEYLAAADYLPHSAPMVLVAEVLHVDDEHAHCRVAVNRESILAPFLNAQGHLPAWFGIEIIAQTIGVWSGWHGRQSRELHEKPRPGMLLGGRGYHCKQDVFPAGALLDVTVTLLMRDDKVGSFEGEIAIDGEKYASGRLNTYQPDDNELKTLLEQGKLL; via the coding sequence ATGAGTGAATATCTGGCTGCGGCAGATTATCTGCCCCATTCCGCCCCGATGGTGCTGGTGGCTGAAGTGTTGCACGTTGATGATGAACACGCGCACTGTCGTGTGGCGGTCAACCGCGAGAGTATTTTGGCACCGTTTCTGAATGCGCAGGGACATCTGCCAGCCTGGTTTGGTATCGAAATTATTGCTCAAACGATCGGAGTCTGGTCTGGTTGGCACGGGCGCCAGAGCCGCGAGCTACATGAGAAGCCGCGCCCCGGTATGTTGCTCGGCGGGCGGGGTTATCACTGTAAGCAGGATGTTTTCCCTGCCGGTGCCTTGCTCGATGTGACCGTCACGCTACTGATGCGTGATGATAAAGTCGGTAGTTTTGAGGGTGAGATAGCGATCGATGGCGAGAAGTATGCCTCTGGTCGGCTGAACACCTATCAACCCGATGATAATGAGTTGAAAACACTTTTAGAACAGGGAAAGCTATTATGA
- a CDS encoding beta-ketoacyl-[acyl-carrier-protein] synthase family protein, giving the protein MIYINAVGALNALGNNLDEIADNLASGHAPGMRPDTGWLLHDKPCWTGKVDAELPAIPLELAAHNSRNNQLLLAALEQIRHQVDAAIAQFGSDRVAVVLGTSTSGLDEADRYVSENLATYRYAQQELGDPSRFLAAYLALNGPAYTISTACSSSARALISGKRLIDAGLADVAIVGGADTLSRMPLNGFDSLESLSSTRCQPFSEERNGITIGEGVALMLIGKQPDRVAVLGFGESSDAHHMSAPHPEGEGAIRAMTMALSQAGLQPNDVGYINLHGTATRLNDQIEANVVHVVFGDRVPCSSTKHLTGHTLGAAGISEAVLCWLLLTRDLPLPAQDFSRSCPDASLPPCGLLHEPAPLARPVILSNSFAFGGNNTCLILGRDHE; this is encoded by the coding sequence ATGATTTACATTAACGCCGTTGGTGCGCTGAATGCGCTGGGCAATAATCTGGATGAGATCGCTGATAACCTTGCCAGCGGTCATGCGCCAGGCATGCGCCCTGATACCGGGTGGTTGCTGCATGATAAGCCTTGTTGGACTGGGAAGGTGGATGCGGAATTACCCGCTATCCCGTTGGAATTGGCGGCGCATAACAGCCGTAATAACCAGCTATTGCTGGCTGCACTGGAACAAATCCGGCATCAGGTGGATGCGGCTATCGCGCAGTTTGGCTCTGACCGAGTGGCGGTAGTTTTGGGCACCAGTACCTCCGGGTTGGATGAAGCCGATCGGTATGTCAGCGAAAACCTTGCCACTTATCGCTACGCGCAGCAGGAACTTGGCGATCCTTCCCGGTTTCTGGCCGCCTATCTGGCGTTAAATGGACCTGCTTACACCATATCAACCGCCTGCTCTTCCAGTGCCAGAGCGCTGATCAGCGGTAAACGATTAATCGATGCCGGGCTCGCGGATGTGGCTATCGTTGGCGGCGCGGATACGCTGAGCCGTATGCCGCTGAATGGCTTTGATAGCCTTGAATCACTCTCTTCAACGCGCTGCCAACCGTTTAGTGAAGAGCGTAATGGCATCACGATCGGCGAAGGCGTTGCGCTGATGCTGATCGGCAAGCAGCCCGATCGTGTGGCGGTTTTGGGTTTCGGCGAGTCGTCCGATGCTCACCATATGTCAGCGCCGCACCCGGAAGGCGAAGGGGCGATCCGCGCAATGACGATGGCGCTGTCGCAAGCCGGATTACAGCCTAATGATGTGGGTTATATCAATTTACACGGTACGGCTACGCGTCTGAACGACCAGATTGAGGCTAATGTGGTTCACGTCGTTTTTGGCGATCGCGTACCCTGTAGCTCAACCAAACACCTCACCGGCCATACGCTGGGTGCCGCCGGTATTAGTGAAGCTGTCCTCTGCTGGCTGCTTCTTACGCGGGATCTTCCGTTGCCTGCGCAGGATTTTTCACGTAGCTGCCCCGATGCATCGCTGCCACCGTGTGGTCTGCTCCATGAACCCGCGCCGCTTGCCCGCCCGGTGATTCTGTCCAATTCTTTTGCGTTTGGCGGCAATAATACGTGTCTGATTTTGGGGAGGGATCATGAGTGA
- a CDS encoding DUF3261 domain-containing protein — translation MTLLRRGLLLIGVLVLVGCASKQHDDGRPQAWLKPGVKVTLPAPAITPSVNEQQLLTGTFDGKQQSLLVMLSADDKQLSLVGLSSIGIRLFNVTYDAQGVHTEQSIVLPQLPPASQVLADIMLSHWPIAVWQTQLPAGWTLKDSDDKRQLRDNRGTLITEIRYMTRNNQRVPMSVQQFVFGYHIVIQHLDS, via the coding sequence ATGACATTGTTGCGACGTGGGCTTCTGCTCATTGGTGTGTTGGTACTGGTTGGCTGCGCCAGCAAACAACATGATGATGGTCGGCCGCAGGCGTGGCTCAAACCGGGTGTGAAAGTTACGCTCCCTGCACCCGCCATTACCCCATCGGTCAACGAACAGCAGTTGTTGACGGGAACCTTTGACGGTAAGCAGCAATCGCTGCTGGTGATGTTGAGTGCCGATGATAAGCAGCTTTCGCTGGTTGGTCTTTCCTCTATCGGTATTCGTCTGTTCAACGTTACCTATGATGCTCAGGGTGTTCATACTGAACAGTCCATCGTCCTGCCGCAGTTACCGCCAGCCAGTCAGGTACTGGCGGATATCATGCTGAGCCACTGGCCGATCGCCGTGTGGCAGACACAACTACCAGCCGGTTGGACGCTAAAAGATAGCGATGACAAGAGACAGTTGCGGGACAATCGCGGCACGCTGATTACCGAAATTCGCTATATGACGCGCAATAACCAGCGCGTGCCGATGAGCGTTCAGCAATTCGTCTTTGGTTATCACATCGTGATTCAACATCTGGATAGTTAG
- a CDS encoding MMPL family transporter, with product MMNYSVSFSDGIRRAALVWIGCCVVLIATLVLLLPKAQINSSVLALLPKQAMGGLPPELQQGFMQRLDRQMVWLVTPGKQAEPAVADWWLKHLRALPDLQQVNGPIDAEQQQRWGKFVFEHRNGLVDSVTRARLENGGVAQADWVLAQLYSAFAGVSGKELNHDPLMLVRGSQLALQQNASQLGLSQGWLTAKDAQGRTWYFLHGELSGGSFDMARNQQLVDKLSAVERDLKAAFPDAEVLTRGTVLFSNYASQQAKKDVSTLGVATVAGVLLLIFFVFRSPRPLLLCGLSVGIGALAGTVFTLLLFGELHLMTLVMSISIVGISADYTLYYLTERMVHGGHVSALESLKKVLPALLLALGTAVVAYLMMALAPFPGLQQLAVFAATGLTASCLTVVCWYPFLVKGLPVRPIPVMVLMGRWLAAWRRQRAVRFGIPLTLLLLSVVGLLRLEVNDDISQLQALPQDLMQQERQLTALTGQSADQTWFVVYGDSAEETLQRLEQLAPKLRDAQQQAWLKQYRLLPLSSLAQQQRDSQLIASAAATVIGRLNDTGVDVVMPDIRPMPVTPERWLDSPISEGWRLLWLTLPNGKSGVLVPVSGVSDSAALGQMAKTLPGVEWIDRKGTFDALFGFYRAMLGWLLTAALAVIALSYVIRLGLRRGLLNVVPSVLSLGGGLAALALSGHSLNLFSLLALVLVLGIGINYTLFFSNPRGTPMTSLLAVTLAMCVALLTLGMLVFSSTQAISSFGIVLCSGIFTAFLLAPLALPDSKGKRK from the coding sequence ATGATGAATTACAGCGTTTCGTTTTCTGACGGTATCCGTCGCGCCGCGCTGGTTTGGATTGGCTGCTGTGTGGTGTTGATTGCTACGCTGGTTCTGCTGCTGCCGAAGGCGCAGATCAACAGTAGCGTATTGGCGTTGTTACCCAAGCAGGCGATGGGGGGGCTTCCCCCTGAACTACAGCAAGGCTTTATGCAACGCCTCGATCGGCAGATGGTGTGGCTCGTTACACCCGGCAAGCAGGCTGAACCCGCGGTGGCTGACTGGTGGTTGAAACACCTGCGTGCGCTTCCCGATCTACAGCAGGTCAATGGCCCGATTGATGCCGAACAGCAGCAGCGGTGGGGGAAATTCGTTTTTGAACACCGCAATGGTCTGGTCGATTCTGTCACGCGCGCGCGGCTGGAGAATGGCGGTGTGGCGCAGGCCGATTGGGTGCTGGCGCAGCTTTATTCCGCGTTCGCGGGCGTGAGCGGTAAAGAGTTAAATCACGATCCTTTGATGCTGGTGCGTGGCTCTCAACTGGCGTTGCAGCAAAATGCCAGCCAGTTAGGATTGTCGCAAGGCTGGCTAACGGCAAAAGATGCACAAGGCCGCACCTGGTATTTTCTGCACGGTGAGCTTAGCGGGGGTTCCTTCGACATGGCGCGCAATCAGCAACTGGTTGATAAGCTCAGTGCCGTTGAGCGCGATCTGAAGGCCGCATTCCCTGATGCCGAGGTATTAACACGCGGGACGGTACTGTTCAGCAACTATGCCAGCCAACAGGCCAAAAAAGATGTCTCTACCCTTGGTGTCGCCACCGTCGCTGGCGTGCTGCTGCTGATCTTCTTTGTCTTTCGTTCACCGCGCCCGCTGCTGTTATGTGGATTATCGGTGGGCATCGGTGCGCTGGCTGGTACGGTCTTTACCTTGCTGCTGTTCGGTGAACTGCATTTAATGACGCTGGTGATGAGTATCAGCATCGTCGGTATTTCAGCGGATTATACGCTCTATTATCTGACCGAACGGATGGTTCACGGCGGCCATGTCTCCGCCCTGGAAAGCCTGAAAAAGGTGCTGCCGGCCCTTTTGCTCGCGCTGGGTACGGCGGTGGTGGCTTACTTGATGATGGCGCTGGCCCCTTTCCCGGGCTTACAGCAACTGGCGGTGTTCGCCGCCACCGGGCTGACGGCCTCCTGCCTGACCGTGGTGTGCTGGTATCCTTTTCTGGTAAAGGGACTGCCGGTCAGGCCGATCCCCGTAATGGTGCTGATGGGGCGCTGGCTAGCCGCGTGGCGGCGTCAGCGCGCCGTGCGTTTTGGGATCCCGCTGACGCTGCTGCTACTTTCTGTCGTGGGATTGCTGCGGTTGGAGGTGAATGATGATATCTCTCAGCTACAGGCGCTGCCGCAGGATCTGATGCAACAAGAGCGGCAGTTGACGGCACTGACGGGACAGAGCGCCGATCAAACCTGGTTCGTCGTCTATGGCGACAGCGCAGAGGAGACATTACAGCGTCTGGAACAGCTCGCGCCTAAACTGCGTGACGCGCAGCAACAGGCGTGGCTAAAGCAGTACCGGTTACTGCCGCTTTCTTCTCTGGCTCAGCAACAGCGCGATAGTCAGCTTATTGCTTCGGCAGCCGCAACGGTGATCGGGCGTCTTAATGATACGGGCGTTGATGTCGTCATGCCGGATATACGGCCCATGCCGGTAACGCCAGAGCGCTGGCTGGATAGCCCGATAAGTGAAGGATGGCGGTTGCTGTGGTTGACGTTACCTAATGGGAAAAGTGGTGTTCTGGTTCCCGTCAGCGGAGTAAGCGATAGCGCCGCGCTGGGACAGATGGCTAAAACCCTGCCGGGCGTGGAGTGGATCGACAGAAAAGGCACCTTTGACGCGCTGTTCGGTTTCTATCGCGCCATGCTGGGATGGTTGCTGACGGCAGCGCTGGCTGTGATTGCGCTGAGCTACGTTATTCGTCTTGGGCTGCGCCGTGGATTATTAAATGTGGTGCCGTCGGTGTTGTCGCTAGGCGGTGGCCTGGCGGCGCTGGCGCTGAGTGGTCATTCGCTGAATCTATTTTCATTGTTGGCGCTGGTTCTGGTTCTTGGGATTGGCATCAATTACACGCTGTTTTTCAGCAACCCGCGCGGTACGCCGATGACCTCATTGCTGGCGGTGACGTTAGCGATGTGCGTCGCGCTGTTGACGCTGGGTATGCTGGTTTTCAGCAGCACTCAGGCCATCAGCAGCTTCGGAATTGTGCTTTGTAGCGGTATTTTTACCGCCTTTTTGCTGGCGCCTCTGGCGTTGCCTGATTCAAAAGGGAAACGAAAATGA
- a CDS encoding LolA family protein, which produces MIRLIVAVFMLFGGVAQAVTLDDLQQKFSSQPVVRADFTQLREIKGMAKPLKSGGQLLIAQEKGLWWHQATPFPLTMVLDEARMVQVMNGQAPQIVTAESNPQMFQFNHLLRALFQADRHVLEQNFSIEFTDLGKQQWRLVLTPKTSPLDKLFNTITLNGGEFLDGIELDDRQGDMTRITLSNQRITPRTLSDDELQRFVF; this is translated from the coding sequence ATGATACGACTGATTGTCGCGGTTTTTATGCTGTTTGGCGGTGTGGCGCAGGCCGTTACGCTGGATGATTTACAACAGAAATTCAGTAGCCAGCCGGTTGTACGCGCCGATTTCACCCAACTGCGTGAAATAAAAGGGATGGCAAAGCCGCTTAAATCCGGCGGACAACTGCTGATCGCGCAGGAAAAAGGGCTCTGGTGGCATCAGGCCACACCGTTTCCGCTGACGATGGTGTTGGACGAAGCGCGTATGGTTCAGGTGATGAACGGGCAAGCGCCGCAGATTGTCACGGCGGAAAGCAATCCGCAGATGTTTCAGTTTAACCACCTGTTACGTGCCTTGTTTCAGGCCGATCGCCACGTATTGGAGCAGAATTTCTCCATCGAGTTTACCGATCTCGGTAAGCAGCAGTGGCGTCTGGTGCTGACACCAAAAACGTCGCCGTTAGATAAATTGTTCAACACCATTACGCTGAACGGCGGTGAGTTTCTCGACGGCATCGAACTGGATGACCGTCAGGGCGACATGACCAGAATTACGCTGAGCAACCAGCGGATCACTCCCCGGACGTTAAGCGATGATGAATTACAGCGTTTCGTTTTCTGA
- a CDS encoding acyl-CoA thioesterase, with the protein MLNDPRLSHEVELTVSFHDCDPMGVVWHGNYFRFFEVAREALLSKFNYGYREMQASGYVWPVVDTRVKYRAALTYEQRIRIRATIEEVENRLRIAYQIFDAESGQRTTTGYTIQVAVQEGCRELNFVSPPILFERLGVTP; encoded by the coding sequence GTGCTAAACGATCCTCGCTTAAGCCATGAGGTTGAATTGACCGTATCTTTCCATGATTGCGATCCGATGGGCGTGGTGTGGCACGGTAACTATTTTCGTTTTTTTGAAGTCGCGCGCGAGGCGCTGCTCAGCAAATTTAACTATGGCTATCGTGAGATGCAGGCATCGGGCTATGTGTGGCCGGTGGTGGACACGCGTGTGAAATACCGCGCCGCATTGACCTATGAGCAACGTATACGCATTCGCGCCACTATCGAAGAAGTCGAGAATCGGTTGCGTATCGCCTACCAGATTTTCGATGCCGAAAGCGGCCAACGCACGACGACGGGTTATACGATCCAGGTCGCGGTACAGGAAGGATGCCGTGAACTGAATTTCGTTTCCCCCCCTATTTTGTTTGAGCGCCTTGGAGTGACACCATGA
- a CDS encoding glycosyltransferase family 2 protein produces the protein MSVNGAFSPCVVIPCYNHGAMMASVLVRLAPLALPVFIVDDGSDAATQHVLNQLVAENDGVTLIRLAHNSGKGAAVIRGIDAAAHAGFTHALQVDADGQHQIEDAPLLLDEAKAHPGCLISGRPRYDASVPKSRLYGRYVTHVWVWIETLSLSLKDSMCGFRVYPVAATLSLLSRTSLGHRMDFDTEIMVRLYWAGTPSRFIETAVTYPENGLSHFDALHDNLRISWMHTRLFFGMLPRIPMLLLRQRQQHWAGVSERKGLLGMRFMLAVYQRLGRGVFTLFLWPVIAFYWLTGRTARAASQSWLRQIGDYARQQAIPLPKPLSSYHHFLRFGQAMLDKIASWRGDLHWGRDIDFAPGARQTIEHSRQKGQLILASHLGDIEVCRALAQQVSGLVINALVFTENSQRFKQVLEEIAPQAGVNLIPVSDIGPDTAIMLQEKLDAGEWVAIVGDRTAVHRQRGGVRRVVWSPFLGKEAPFPQGPFVLAAALRCPVLLMFVIREQKKLRVYCEPFADSIALPRPTRQQALQQVVDRYAERLAHYALKSPLDWFNFFDFWSLPDDDGQAAGKKES, from the coding sequence ATGTCAGTAAATGGCGCATTCTCGCCCTGCGTGGTGATCCCCTGTTATAACCACGGTGCCATGATGGCGTCGGTGCTGGTGCGTTTAGCACCGTTAGCGCTGCCGGTTTTTATTGTTGATGATGGCAGTGATGCGGCAACGCAGCATGTTCTCAATCAGTTGGTTGCAGAAAACGATGGTGTGACGTTGATTCGGTTGGCGCACAACAGTGGGAAAGGCGCGGCGGTGATCCGTGGCATCGACGCAGCGGCGCATGCCGGGTTTACCCATGCCTTACAGGTGGATGCCGATGGGCAGCATCAGATTGAAGATGCACCGCTTTTGCTGGATGAGGCGAAAGCGCACCCAGGTTGCCTGATTTCCGGTCGGCCGCGCTACGATGCCTCGGTGCCGAAATCACGTCTTTACGGGCGCTATGTCACCCACGTCTGGGTCTGGATTGAAACGTTATCCCTTTCCCTCAAGGACAGCATGTGTGGATTCCGTGTTTATCCGGTTGCGGCGACGTTATCCCTTCTCTCTCGGACGTCTCTCGGTCACCGTATGGATTTCGATACGGAAATTATGGTGCGTCTGTATTGGGCGGGAACGCCCAGCCGCTTTATTGAAACAGCGGTGACCTATCCAGAAAACGGCCTGTCTCATTTTGATGCGTTGCACGATAACCTGCGGATTTCCTGGATGCATACCCGTCTGTTTTTCGGCATGCTTCCGCGCATTCCCATGCTGCTACTGCGGCAGCGTCAGCAACACTGGGCTGGCGTATCGGAACGCAAGGGCTTGCTCGGTATGCGGTTTATGCTGGCGGTCTATCAGCGGTTAGGTCGTGGGGTGTTTACGCTGTTTCTCTGGCCGGTTATTGCATTTTACTGGCTGACTGGGCGTACCGCGCGCGCGGCCTCTCAGTCATGGCTGCGGCAAATCGGGGATTATGCGCGTCAGCAAGCTATCCCGCTGCCTAAACCGCTCAGCAGTTATCACCATTTCCTGCGTTTTGGTCAGGCAATGCTGGACAAAATCGCCAGTTGGCGTGGCGATCTACACTGGGGACGTGATATCGATTTTGCCCCCGGCGCGCGACAAACCATTGAACACAGCAGGCAAAAAGGACAACTGATTCTGGCTTCACACCTCGGTGACATCGAGGTGTGCCGGGCGCTGGCACAGCAGGTGAGTGGGCTGGTGATTAACGCACTGGTGTTTACTGAAAATTCCCAGCGTTTTAAACAGGTGCTGGAAGAGATCGCCCCACAGGCTGGTGTGAATCTTATCCCTGTCAGCGACATCGGACCGGACACGGCAATCATGCTGCAAGAAAAGCTGGATGCGGGGGAATGGGTGGCGATTGTCGGCGATCGCACGGCGGTACATCGCCAGCGTGGTGGGGTTCGGCGTGTGGTGTGGAGCCCGTTCTTGGGAAAAGAAGCCCCCTTTCCTCAAGGGCCTTTTGTACTGGCTGCGGCGCTGCGTTGCCCTGTCTTACTGATGTTTGTCATTCGCGAGCAGAAAAAGCTGCGTGTCTACTGCGAGCCCTTTGCCGATAGCATTGCGTTACCGCGCCCAACCCGACAGCAGGCTTTGCAACAGGTTGTCGATCGCTATGCCGAACGGCTGGCGCACTACGCGCTGAAATCCCCGCTCGACTGGTTTAATTTTTTTGATTTCTGGAGCCTGCCTGATGATGACGGCCAAGCTGCTGGGAAAAAGGAGTCATAG